AATCTATTGATGGGCACTAACTGGATGGCTCGATCAATCCTAAATTGCCGTTCTTTCTCCGGTAAATTACGTTGATTTCCTGGGATCTGGAGTTCCTGAAGACCAT
This window of the Deltaproteobacteria bacterium genome carries:
- a CDS encoding sigma 54 modulation/S30EA ribosomal C-terminal domain-containing protein, yielding MVFRNSRSQEINVIYRRKNGNLGLIEPSS